TTTGTCGGCGTGGTTTTAAATAGCTTTTTAAAATGCTGCATCGTTTGGAGGAATGATTTAGAATCATATATCGTTTGTTCTAGAAAACCATTGCATAAAAAGATAGCTATTTATTATAATTTCTTTGAGTGATGTAAGGTTGTGAATGTAAGGCTACTAATCAATTGATTTTATTGATCTTTCTGGTCAAATGAAAAAGGGTTTCGAGCAATGGTACTACTTATTATTAAAGTGAGTTTGTATAAATGATAATTAGAAAAAAATAAGCCTATACGAGATAAAACTTAATCGTATTGGCTTATTTATGTTTTATGAATATTTCATAAAAAGCATTTTCTACCCCCTCCAATAAAATGGAGGTACTCACAATATAAATCTCGTTTTATAATAAAAAAGAATAGAAGGGGAAGTGACTATGTTGAAATATAAGAATAATGTAAAAGAATTAATGAAAGAGAGAGAAATGTCCCTAAATCAATTAAGTGAAATATGTGAGCGCAGCATAAACACTATAAGAACAATAAAAAATAATCCTTCGAAAAACTTTAATATGGACAGTGCATTTGAGTTGTCACAAGTGTTAAACTGTAGCATTAAAGACCTCATAGAAGATGATATAGCTTTAGTTCATTTTGACAAAGTTTATGAACGACAAAAAGATGACCCTCTCTTTATAAATCAACAAATTTTCAATCCGAAAAATATGAAGTACTTAAAAGGTCTTCTTTCAGAAGTAGGAGTATCTTGTAGTATCTCACCATATAGTTATTACAAAACAGTAATGGTAAAAAACGCTCAAGAAAAAAGTCCCATCATTGTTGACTTTAATCTTCGTGTAACCCGAACAGAGTGCACCACATTACGTATTGTAGACTTCTTTGTACAAGTAAATAAGTTTTTGGTAAATGAAGTGGTGATAAAGGATGCCTTTATAAAAACGTTTGAAATTTATGCACGCAAGTTAAACATCGAAGAAATTACATTTGATATATTGGCAGATTACGAAGTGCGGAATGATAATTTGTACGATAAGGAAACAGACCTTCCCTCAGATTTCAGCTATAAATTGGGTACAGATCCGAGCTTATTTGTTCAAAATGAATTTGAATGTATTAAAAATCAATTTACATCACATCAAATAACATGGAAAAAAGTTTTGTATTAGTTAGCATTAATAACAAATATTTTATTGGGGAGGGGTTCTAGGAGTTTCTAAACATCTGCCAGGATTTACAAGGAACTAGTTTGCTGTTTGAACAAACGGGTACTTAGTACCCGCTTCTATAATCTTATGTAAGTAACGATTATTAAGAGACGTTTAAATAGATAACCCTGGTCACTTTCCCGCTTTTGGTAAAGGTGTTAAAACTGTTGGAGCACAATGGATGCAACAATTTCAGCTTTTTGAGATTTTATGACTGTAGGGACGAACAAATACAATCAACTGGGGAGTTTAAAGTAGTTGCTGCTTTAGACTTTTTAAGAAGTAGTTAGAAGAATATAATAAATACCTTAGTAAAATCCCTTCAACATATTAGGTTTAAATGGTAAAATCATACTATATATCTATCCTATTAGAAATCGTAGTAGATAGTTTAAAAGATGGTGGTGGTTAGATTGACGGAAAACCTGTTCAATAGTCAGGTAATAAAAATAAATGATAATGTCGAGTTTCATTATATAGGTATAAAAGATTTTAATAAAAAATTTATAGATTATATAAACGAAAACTTCGTTAGTATTTGTAAAGGAGAAAAAAATACGAGTTCATTAGAAATTATTAAAAAGAGGGCCTTTAAATTCTTTGAAAAAAAAGATGAAAGAACTAGAAACGGTGGAACTGCTGAATTTTTCTTGCACTTATATTTGAAATTTTTGGATTATAAACAGGAGTGTATGTTCCTAAATATGGAAGAAGCATCTATAAAAAAGGGATTCGATGGTTACTACTCTAAAGGGAATGATGAATGGATTTTGGAGAGTAAATCTGGAAATTACAGATTTGATAGTGTATCTCATCATAGTAAAATCACTGAAGCCTATAATAGTTTGAAGAAACAATTAAATGGAGAATCAGAAAATGACCCTTGGCAAAATGCATATCAACACGCAAATTCAAAGGATGTAGATACAAATAATACTATTTTAAAAATATTGCAAGAATTCTCAGATGATTTTTTTTCTGAAATTTATTATACTCCTGAGGATTTTAATATCATTCCAGCCGGAACGGTATTTTTAAATGGAGAATGGGAAGATTTTGATGTAAACGAAATCTATGAAAAGGTTGTTAGAAATATAAAAGGATTCGAATATAAAAAGTTAATTGTTATTTGCTGTACAAAAAAATCATTAGATTTATTTATGGATTTCTTAGGAGTTCCTAAAAGGGAGGGTGACTATGAACAGCAAGGAAAAAACGCAGCTAACACACATAAATAAAATTCATATGTTTAAAGAGGTTATGAAAAAATTAACATTAGGAGAAGAACTAAGTAATAAAGAAAAAACATATATACTAACAGTCGCAATTTTTTTTATAAAAAGTTTTGAATCTGACAAAAGATACA
The DNA window shown above is from Salipaludibacillus agaradhaerens and carries:
- a CDS encoding helix-turn-helix domain-containing protein — its product is MLKYKNNVKELMKEREMSLNQLSEICERSINTIRTIKNNPSKNFNMDSAFELSQVLNCSIKDLIEDDIALVHFDKVYERQKDDPLFINQQIFNPKNMKYLKGLLSEVGVSCSISPYSYYKTVMVKNAQEKSPIIVDFNLRVTRTECTTLRIVDFFVQVNKFLVNEVVIKDAFIKTFEIYARKLNIEEITFDILADYEVRNDNLYDKETDLPSDFSYKLGTDPSLFVQNEFECIKNQFTSHQITWKKVLY
- a CDS encoding Hachiman antiphage defense system protein HamA; the encoded protein is MTENLFNSQVIKINDNVEFHYIGIKDFNKKFIDYINENFVSICKGEKNTSSLEIIKKRAFKFFEKKDERTRNGGTAEFFLHLYLKFLDYKQECMFLNMEEASIKKGFDGYYSKGNDEWILESKSGNYRFDSVSHHSKITEAYNSLKKQLNGESENDPWQNAYQHANSKDVDTNNTILKILQEFSDDFFSEIYYTPEDFNIIPAGTVFLNGEWEDFDVNEIYEKVVRNIKGFEYKKLIVICCTKKSLDLFMDFLGVPKREGDYEQQGKNAANTHK